TTTTATAAGCACCATATTGGATCTTTTTTTTGTGAGGCTACCAAGAACTGTTTGCTACAAAATCCTAAGTATCATGACATTAGTTACTTGAGATCTGGTATCATCTTGCAAAGTGCTCTCTCCTGTGATTTGAATAAAATGCAGAAAAGTTTAACTTATTATCAGAAAATACTGTGCTGTCAATTTAAGATGCAAGTTATGATTTATAAAGGTAATAGCTAATTTTAATGAAAGAGTGCCTAAAATGCAAAATTATGAAATGGACTAATTCCACACATTGTGCATCAAGATTTAAATCCAAATTGCACACAAATGGCCTTGAAATGCAAGACTGCCTGGTAAAAGGCATTATTTTAACTTACTATGAGATATCCAAATCAAATAATTGAGTCTAATTTCTTTGACCACTATCTTGAGTTTTCAAATTATGACCAACCATAGTCATTATTGTAGATCAGCTTTAACCCAAAATCATGTAAAAACAGAACAAAATGTTGATGTCCAGTGTTACCACGTATTTACAAAGGGACAAAACAGAACGTATGAATCAGATTAAATGAAACTATTTCAGTACTAATAGTGCAATGAAAAATCAAAATCAGTGGTTGATTAAACTGGTACAaagcacaattaaaacattttgctATTATAGATAAATGCTTTTGTACTATCTGAATTATGAGCAAGAAATTTGAAAAAGCAGAAAATACATGCAGTTAGCAACAAAAAGTTCAGTAaaggaaatgttaaaaaaaaaaatccaaagtcACTTTAGAgtgatttgaatattttgtaacaGCTATGATTAATATTCTAGGGCAAACTTGCCACATCTTGGGACTGCATTTATTCCTGGCTTTTTGCTGCTTCCTCCAGATAGTATACATTTACCAGGTGTCGATTAAGATGCTTGGTAAATTCTCCTTTCATTCCGAATATACGatcacagaatatgcaaacaaaaCTCCCAGGAACATCATTCATACTTTCTGAATGTCCTGGTGTCCTCTTGTTCATTTTGTCGTCTGGAGTAGGCTTTGCACCATTCAGACCAGAGTCATCACTCCCTTCTGAATCTTCACTGATTTCACTTCCTTCATGGCTATGAATGCCTTCGTCTTCATCTATTTCCATAATTTCATCCTTGTTCGGTTTTTTGTTCTGTTCTTGCTTGTTTTTCTCAACCTTGTCACCATCATCCTGGAGCTGGTCCTGGTTCGGCTGGCCATTTTGTATCTCCTTTGTACAATCCTGCTGTTTATTCTGGTTACCCAATGCACCTGGAACCTTGTTGACATTATTTTGCAACTTGCTCTGATCATCCTGGATGtccatctgcttatttatgtcaTCATCAACTTCCATCTGATTACCAATGTCATCCTGGCCCTTCTCCTGGTATGTAATGCCATCTTGGTCTTTAGTTGAATTGTTTGAGTTGGTAAGTTCAAAAGCAAGCTCAATGCTGATCACCTGAATGGAACCTTCTTGATCAGCACCTTCTCCTTGTCCAGAACTATCAGCAAAAACTTCCGTGGAACATACTGAGGCAATAGGTGTTTCCTTGACTGTTAATGTTTCCTCTGATTCCTCCGATTCTGGGGCAGAAGGGGATTTAGGGTCTTTTATAATCTTTTGAACAATTTTGCTGGTATTTTCTGCAGAGTGCACATTCACAGAATTCTCATTTTGTTCAATGACAATACCAAGTAGAGTTTTATTTATTGCTTTATCGCAGGATGGTTCTGATTTCTGGGGTTCGCTCGTGTGTGTATCTTCAACGTTACTATGGTCACAACATGCAGAATTTTTGGAACAATCTTTTTTCTTTTTAGGCACAATTGGTTGCTGTTCCGACTGATCAGATTTCTTACATTTAACTGCACTGTCACCAGTAGTATGTTCACCAACCTTTCTATGATTTTTGTTTTTCTTCTTAATTCGTTTACATTTAAAACTTTTCCTGTGCGACATATTGTCCAATTTGATTTTGCTTCTCTGTGTTTCACGTTCAATGACCTCTTTAGTTTTccctgttttctttatttttgCTTCTACAGGGGTTTCATCTGCAGACTCCTGTTGCAAAGATCCCTCTACTGTTAAGCATCTCTTCCGTTTGGTGCTCTTGGTTTTCCTTGCTTTTTCTGTATCAGTATCCCTTTTTGATAGATGCTTCTGTCTGAAAAGTTTATGATCTCGGGTCTTCATTTTTGATTTGATGGTGCCCAAACTATGTTCCTTTGATACAGCTGTAGTTTTCTCCACCTTGGTAGTGCCCTTTTTATCCAGATTCTCAGCTCTTTTCAGTTGCAACTTGTCTGACGTTTTCTTGCCAGTTTTAGCAGGAAAAACATCCAATTCAAGTCGTTTCTTACGCAACTTCACCTTTGACACATCCATGGTAATATCACTGCAATTTAGATGCTTGGACTTTATGTGATACTGCAAGTTGCATTTCTTGGAAGCTGCATACTTACAGACCGGGCACAGAAACTGGCGTGGATTCACATGGAGTTCAACGTGCTTTTTGAAGTTGCTGCGATCAGCTGTTCTGTACTCACAATGAGGACATGTTAATGGTTTGGGACCATTATGAACTTGTCTCGCATGTCTTGTCACCTCGTGCTGATTTGATGCTACATAGTTGCACTGATCACATTTAAATGGCTTCTCACCTGttgaaataaatgaaatgaaaccCTTAGTTTGTTCTGAACAGTGCATCATACAAAAGTATTCCCTGATGATCACTGAATTAGTCTGTTGTACTCAATATATTTAATCCAAATAACAGCTGCTGAGAGAATAAACTAATTTATCcagtttttaatatattttatttgtttataatACATTTAATTTGTGAAATATATAGGCCTTTCAGTAATTTTTATTACAATTATAGGAAGTGCATGAAAGTTAACATTGTTATCAGAATTCCAAACTTTGGAACTTCAGTGAACTGCCTGGAATGATTTTAAGCAATCACATACATTTTGATGTTTAGATCATCTTACTGATTCTTTACTGCAGCATCTCTATATTTTTAAGTAACTTTACACTTGTAAAAATAAATTATGATTTAGTCATTATCTTTAAACCTTTCTTCCAATTCACCTGAAATGCCttggacatttttttaaatgtattttcccCCCAACATCAGACCATAATACCAAGAATCTACACTCTGAGGACAATGGTAAAAAACGTGAATACTAAAAACTCGTAAGAGGCCACTGAAGGGAAAAATGAAATGCTATACACATAGATGTACAAATAGTGTACTACCACACATAATAATAACATGCACCTACTATTTTCAGTTGTATTTTACTGAGCTTGGTCATAAtagtgaccaagatgcccatagtGACAACCAGGTCATACTCCTGGCCCTAAATCAATGAGTATCCCCCAGAAATAGGCAGAACAACTGAATTGGAATAGGAAGATATAGGTTAGGGGCAGGCAGTATGGTTTGAAGTAACTAATTCAGTATCATAACTTGGATCAATTTTATAAAAATGTCTGAAAAATCCAACTATAAAACAAAAAGATAGCATGCTGGAAACTATTATTGA
This portion of the Leucoraja erinacea ecotype New England chromosome 3, Leri_hhj_1, whole genome shotgun sequence genome encodes:
- the rest gene encoding RE1-silencing transcription factor, coding for MAAQVLEQSSGTSMFSHFNIGTSSSEEICDFSYLSKNDLTAAPQLVMLANVALTGDISCYDRQGEEVLMAELKTVDDNLSDNEEELRPDVNDTVQSENVNAEHQSVPNVVTTDSSETLSQDLSADTAEVVNQGSLADKGKKSKPFRCRPCDYEAESEKDFVHHIKVHSAKKFIVEENAEKQSKSKVPDPLPEEADISKGPIRCDRCGYNTNRYDHYLAHLKHHDKVGENEKVYKCTICTYTTVSEYHWKKHLRNHFPRKVYTCSQCSYFSDRKNNYVQHMRTHTGERPYKCPQCPYSSSQKTHLTRHMRTHSGEKPFKCDQCNYVASNQHEVTRHARQVHNGPKPLTCPHCEYRTADRSNFKKHVELHVNPRQFLCPVCKYAASKKCNLQYHIKSKHLNCSDITMDVSKVKLRKKRLELDVFPAKTGKKTSDKLQLKRAENLDKKGTTKVEKTTAVSKEHSLGTIKSKMKTRDHKLFRQKHLSKRDTDTEKARKTKSTKRKRCLTVEGSLQQESADETPVEAKIKKTGKTKEVIERETQRSKIKLDNMSHRKSFKCKRIKKKNKNHRKVGEHTTGDSAVKCKKSDQSEQQPIVPKKKKDCSKNSACCDHSNVEDTHTSEPQKSEPSCDKAINKTLLGIVIEQNENSVNVHSAENTSKIVQKIIKDPKSPSAPESEESEETLTVKETPIASVCSTEVFADSSGQGEGADQEGSIQVISIELAFELTNSNNSTKDQDGITYQEKGQDDIGNQMEVDDDINKQMDIQDDQSKLQNNVNKVPGALGNQNKQQDCTKEIQNGQPNQDQLQDDGDKVEKNKQEQNKKPNKDEIMEIDEDEGIHSHEGSEISEDSEGSDDSGLNGAKPTPDDKMNKRTPGHSESMNDVPGSFVCIFCDRIFGMKGEFTKHLNRHLVNVYYLEEAAKSQE